The Halalkalicoccus tibetensis genome contains the following window.
CCCAGAGCATCACGGCGTTCGCCGGGAGCACGGCGAGCAGGTAGAGGTCGCCGAGCTCGCCCAACAGGTACGGAAGCGGGCTCGCGAGCACGGCCACGAGGAGACAGGCGATGCCGACCCACAGCGCGGGGCGCTCGCCGATCGCGATGGGCAGCGTGTTCAGCCCCTCCTCGCGGTCGCCCGCGACGTCCTCGACGTCCTTGATCACCTCCCGCGTGAACGTCGAGAGGGCGGCGAGAACGAACAGCACGCCCGGCGCGGCGACGTTTCCCACCGCGGCGCCGCCGAACAGGAAGGTGCTGCCCCCGAGGGCGGCGACGACGGCGTTTCCAACTCCAGGGAGACCCTTGAACAGCTGCGTGTAGGCGACCAGCAGGAGGAGGTTCACGATAGCGATCCCGATCGCCAGCGGCGGGAGGGACAGCGCGAGGACGACGGCCCCGGCGAACAGCGCGAGGCTGAACGCGAGCGCGCCCCGCGGCGAGACGGCTCCTCTAGGAATCGGGCGGCCGGGCTGGTTGATCCGGTCGATCTCCCGGTCGAAGTAGTCGTTGATCGCGTTGCCCGCGCCGGTGGCGAAGACGGTCGCGCCGGCCGCGGCGCCCGCGGCGAGCGGGGCGTCGAGCAGCCC
Protein-coding sequences here:
- a CDS encoding geranylgeranylglycerol-phosphate geranylgeranyltransferase, encoding MAVRATGRGLLELTRPVNALVAGVLTLIGAFVAGGLLDAPLAAGAAAGATVFATGAGNAINDYFDREIDRINQPGRPIPRGAVSPRGALAFSLALFAGAVVLALSLPPLAIGIAIVNLLLLVAYTQLFKGLPGVGNAVVAALGGSTFLFGGAAVGNVAAPGVLFVLAALSTFTREVIKDVEDVAGDREEGLNTLPIAIGERPALWVGIACLLVAVLASPLPYLLGELGDLYLLAVLPANAVMLWAAATSFRDPTAGQKRLKYGMFLAAAAFVLGRAAPVVPV